The DNA window TGGCTTGCACCGGACGCAGTTGCGCGGTTTCCTGCGCGTCGATCACGTACACGAACGAACCGCTGGGACCTTGTTGCACCGCGCGTTGCGGAATCAGCACGGCATTATTGCGGATATAACCCTTGATGCGGACTCTGACAAACTGGCCGGGATAAAAGTAAGAATCCCCCGGCGCCATGCCGCCTTCCGGATTGGGAAATTTGAAACGCCCTTGCAACGATCCGCTTTGCGGTCGTATCGTGACATCGGCGAAATCCAGTATGCCTTCGTGCGGATACACGCTGCCGTCGGAGAACGTCATCACACCGCGCAATTTGAAGATGTCGGGGCGTTCCACTTTATTCGCGGCTAACTCGCGGCGGCGGCGCAGCAAATAGCTTTCCGGTACATTGACATTGACATACATCGGATCGAGCTGGTCGATGGTCGCCAGCAGCGATTCCTGCGCGGAAACCAGCCGGCCCTCGTAAAATTGGCTGCGGCCGATGCGGCCGTTGACCGGCGCGGTGATCAGTGTGTTATCGAGATCGAATTTGGCCTTGATCAGATCGTTCTGCGCCGCTTCCAGCGTCGCTTGGGCGGCCAGCATTCCGGCTTCGGCGTCATCGACGTCTTTCTTGCTGACCGCTTGCTTTTCCAGCAACGGTTTGACACGCGCCAGGTCCTGCTTAGCTTGAGTCAGGCGTGCTTGGGATTGCGCAACTTTCGCTTTGCTGCTGAGGTAAATGGCCTTGAAGGGCACCGGATCGATCAGGTACAGCTTGTCGCCTTTTTTGACGTTACGCCCTTCGGTGAAATGAATTTTTTTGATAATGCCGCTGACTTGCGGACGAATCTCGACCGGACGGAAAGCCTCGGTCTGTCCGATGAACTCCGGCTGATCGTCAACCGTTTGCGGCGTCACGGTGATGACTTCGACTTGCGGTGGCGGCGGTACCGGACTTTCCGGCGGTTGGCCTGAGCAGGCCGCGAGCAGTGCC is part of the Gammaproteobacteria bacterium genome and encodes:
- a CDS encoding efflux RND transporter periplasmic adaptor subunit, which translates into the protein MQRIFQWIIADAAYRLPVLLLALLAACSGQPPESPVPPPPQVEVITVTPQTVDDQPEFIGQTEAFRPVEIRPQVSGIIKKIHFTEGRNVKKGDKLYLIDPVPFKAIYLSSKAKVAQSQARLTQAKQDLARVKPLLEKQAVSKKDVDDAEAGMLAAQATLEAAQNDLIKAKFDLDNTLITAPVNGRIGRSQFYEGRLVSAQESLLATIDQLDPMYVNVNVPESYLLRRRRELAANKVERPDIFKLRGVMTFSDGSVYPHEGILDFADVTIRPQSGSLQGRFKFPNPEGGMAPGDSYFYPGQFVRVRIKGYIRNNAVLIPQRAVQQGPSGSFVYVIDAQETAQLRPVQASAWRGTEWLIESGLQPGERVVVEGFFRILPGVKVHAVAQQQQENAAAQPSDEPVQQVAP